ATCAAACGTTACCAATGTTATGAAATTGATGATCTGTATGATTTTCTCGCAATTGAAAATATTATGAGATATGAGTGGAACAAATAACCATAAATTTTTAGTAATAGGCCTGGGGTCTATGGGAAAAAGAAGGGTGCGGAATCTAATCGCCCTTGGACATAAAGAAAACATTGCTGGATTTGATCCAAGAACTGATCGCACAGCAGAAGCTGCGGAATATGGAATTCCGGTTTTCAATGATTTTGATGAAGCGATAAAAGAATGGAAACCTACCAGATTCATGATCTCAACTCCTCCAAACTTCCATTCGAAATATATGAATATTGCTTTAGAAAACAATATTCATAGCTTTATTGAAGCATCTGTCGTAGATTCTAAAGAAATAATGAACATCTCCAATAAAACTAAGAGCCAATCTCTGGTAATGGCTCCATCGTGTACCATGCGCTTCTACCCTGGCCCAATTAAAGTTAAAGCGCTCGTTGAAGAAAAGGCCATTGGAGATGTATTATACTTTAATTACCAAATTGGACAATACCTACCAGACTGGCATCCATGGGAAAAAATTCAGGATTTCTATGTTTCCAATCCTGACACTGGTGGAGCTAGAGAAATTGTTCCATTTGAACTTACCTGGCTAAATGATGTATTTGGAGATTCTACCCCTTTAACCTGTGTTCGTAGAAAACTAACTGATATGCCAGCAGATATCGAAGATATTTATAGCTGTGTTTTAGAGTATCCTGGAAATATTCTTGGTAATCTCACGGTTGAAGTCATCTCACGACCAAAAGCGACAAGAGAATGTAGAATTATTGGATCAAAGGGCGAAATTATTTTTAGTGGAGAGACAAACAGTGTAAAATATATCAATACAGATATGGACGATTGGAAAGAATTCTCTTTTGATTCAGGAACTGTACAATCAGGATATATTTACCCTGAAGAGCCTTATATTAATGAAGTAAAAGCATTTATTGAGGCAGTCGAAAATGTTCAGGATGGCCAACCTAATAATTACCCAAATACATTAGAAGAAGATTATAAAATTCTACAAACATTGTATAAACTTGAAGAATTAAGCGATGGAAAAAAAGACTTATCAAGATAGACTCTTAAAAGCAATCCCCGGGGGAGGGCATACCTATTCCAGAGGATATGATCAGTATCCAGAAAGGTCTCCTCAACTTTTAAAACGAGGGAAAGGAGCATATGTGTATGATGAAAATGATCAAAAACTTTTGGATTACGGAATGGCTTTAAGAGCTGTTAATCTAGGTTATGCTAATGAGGAAGTAAATCAAGCTGCTTTAGAGCAAATGGAATTTGGAAACAATCTGACCAAACCAAGTTTGACAGAACTTCACGCAGCAGAATTATTGATCGACCTCATTGATAGTGTAGACATGGTAAAATTCACAAAAAATGGTTCAACAGCTACCACTGCAGCCATTAAATTGAGTCGTGCTTATACTGGTAAAAACTTAATTGTTCGCTGCGCTGATCATCCGTTCTTTAGTTTTGATGATTGGTTTATATCTTCTACTCCAGCTACTTTGGGTATTCCGAAACAAGAAATTGGTAATACTAAAATGTTTCAATATAACAATATTGAATCTTTGGAAAATCTTTTTCAAGAATATCCTGATCAAATTGCCTGTGTGATCCTGGAACCTTCTACAACAGAACATCCAAAAGATAATTTCCTTCATAAAGTAAAAGATCTATGTCATAAAAATAGTGCAGTTTTCATTTTAGATGAAATGATCACAGGTTTCAGATGGCATATTAAAGGCGCTCAACATTATTATAATATCACTCCTGATTTATGTACTTTCGGTAAGGCTATGGCAAACGGCTTTTCAGTGGCTGCAGTAGCAGGAAAAAGAGAAATCATGCAATTAGGGTCTATCGAATTTGAAGGTTCCGAACGTTTATTTTTTCTGTCTACCACTCATGGTGCGGAAATGAATGGACTCGGAGCATTCATCAAATCAATGGAAATTATGCAACGTGATAACGTGGTCGAACATATATGGAATTATGGTGAATCATTAATACAAATGATGAACGATGTAGCTGCAGATTTTGAAATGGAGAAACATTTTATTGCTGGAGGTATCCCATGTAGTCCTTATTATCTTACTATGGATAAAGAAGGAAATAATTCCCTTGGACTTCGCACGCTATTTTCTCAGGAATTAATTAAAAACGGTGTTTTAATGCCTTGGATTGCTTTAAGTTACTCGCATGGAAAAGAAGAACTAGATTTCACAAGAAATGCGATGGTAAAAAGTATGGAAGTATATGTTAAAGGAGTTCAGGATGGTTATGAAAAATACCTTATCGGAGAACCAATAAAACCAGTATTTAGAAAATATAATTAAAAATGATCTCAAATCAGATTGTTGTTATTACAGGAGGGGCTGGGCTTATCGGACAGGAGTTTGTTAGGGCAGTTATTGAAAATAATGGAATTGCGATAATAGCTGATATCAACCTCGAACTTGCTGAAAAAGCAAAGTTCGAACTTTCGCAAGAATTAGAGACTGATAAAATAGATGTCATTCGCTTAGATATCACTTCTGAAAAATCTGTAAATAGTTGCATCGATGAACTTGTATCTAAATACAAAAAAATTGATGCATTGGTTAACAATGCCTATCCCCGAAACAAAAACTATGGAAATCATTTTTACGATGTAAGCCATACTGATTTTGTAGAAAATATGGGATTAAATATTGGGGGCTATTTTACAACTTCTCAGCAATTTGCAAAGTATTTCGAATCACAAGGTTTTGGAAACATCATCAACATCTCTTCAATTTATGGAGTAATTCCTCCCAAATTTGAAGTCTATCAAAATACTTCAATGACTA
This genomic interval from bacterium SCSIO 12643 contains the following:
- a CDS encoding Gfo/Idh/MocA family oxidoreductase codes for the protein MSGTNNHKFLVIGLGSMGKRRVRNLIALGHKENIAGFDPRTDRTAEAAEYGIPVFNDFDEAIKEWKPTRFMISTPPNFHSKYMNIALENNIHSFIEASVVDSKEIMNISNKTKSQSLVMAPSCTMRFYPGPIKVKALVEEKAIGDVLYFNYQIGQYLPDWHPWEKIQDFYVSNPDTGGAREIVPFELTWLNDVFGDSTPLTCVRRKLTDMPADIEDIYSCVLEYPGNILGNLTVEVISRPKATRECRIIGSKGEIIFSGETNSVKYINTDMDDWKEFSFDSGTVQSGYIYPEEPYINEVKAFIEAVENVQDGQPNNYPNTLEEDYKILQTLYKLEELSDGKKDLSR
- a CDS encoding glutamate-1-semialdehyde 2,1-aminomutase; amino-acid sequence: MEKKTYQDRLLKAIPGGGHTYSRGYDQYPERSPQLLKRGKGAYVYDENDQKLLDYGMALRAVNLGYANEEVNQAALEQMEFGNNLTKPSLTELHAAELLIDLIDSVDMVKFTKNGSTATTAAIKLSRAYTGKNLIVRCADHPFFSFDDWFISSTPATLGIPKQEIGNTKMFQYNNIESLENLFQEYPDQIACVILEPSTTEHPKDNFLHKVKDLCHKNSAVFILDEMITGFRWHIKGAQHYYNITPDLCTFGKAMANGFSVAAVAGKREIMQLGSIEFEGSERLFFLSTTHGAEMNGLGAFIKSMEIMQRDNVVEHIWNYGESLIQMMNDVAADFEMEKHFIAGGIPCSPYYLTMDKEGNNSLGLRTLFSQELIKNGVLMPWIALSYSHGKEELDFTRNAMVKSMEVYVKGVQDGYEKYLIGEPIKPVFRKYN
- a CDS encoding SDR family oxidoreductase gives rise to the protein MISNQIVVITGGAGLIGQEFVRAVIENNGIAIIADINLELAEKAKFELSQELETDKIDVIRLDITSEKSVNSCIDELVSKYKKIDALVNNAYPRNKNYGNHFYDVSHTDFVENMGLNIGGYFTTSQQFAKYFESQGFGNIINISSIYGVIPPKFEVYQNTSMTMPVEYAVIKSGLIHLTKYIAKYLAGKNIRVNAISPGGIFNHQPEAFLEAYKKECLNKGMLDKSDLKGTLIFLLSADSKYINGQNIIVDDGFVL